The Nitrospirota bacterium genomic sequence TAATTGAACCTCTTCCATGTATGTGGCTTCAGTTATGTGATGGAGTGGATCGAGAGTAGGCCAGTTCATAAAAGCCACAGGTCTCTGGGTTTGATAACTATCTGTTTCAAATGCTATAAGATAATCGAGCATTTTTGTTAACCAGACTTCCATAGGGTTGCCATTATTTATGGATAAAAATTTTCCAGAATAATTTTTAGCTTGAGCATGGTTATTGTATTCGGCTACAGCATATGGCTCCCATTCCCTCCCGAATATAAAGCCAAGGACATATTCAGATACATCAGCGAAATATGTTCCGAATGCATGTCCATATCTGTGTGGAATGCTGACATTCCCATGAATAACATTTACAGCATTTTGTAACTCCTGATTTATTTCTTTTAGATAATTTGTATCATCAAAGTTGAACTTTTCAGGAAGTTCTGCCCATATCCCTTGAATCAAGTAAAGTCTTTCTCTATCTTTTCTGCTTTTATTGTATTTTTTTAGAGCAATATAAAACTGGGGAGGTAATATTGTATATATTCTAATCACATTCGCATTCATTTCCCCAATAAGATTGAACCATTCATGATAAAGATTTTCATCTTCAGGAAATTCCGAAGGAAATTTTCCGGGTAGAGCTGTCCCAATATTGACTCCTTTTATGAAAAGCGGTGCTATTTTACCTGTATCGTCTCTAACCCAGAAGTAATTGCCCTTTGCGAAAAATTTTGAGCCTTTATTTATTTCATTACTTCTTTCATTCAGCGACAACACCTCAATTTTTTGTTGTGCAAATAAATTTTGTTTATCAATAGCAACGATTTCACGGAAGATTTTTGCTGCTTTTTGTGTGTCATTGAGTTTCTCAAATGTCAACCCAAGTCCTGTCAGGCAATCAATATTTTTGGGGTTTTGTGAAAGATATTTCTGGAAATTCTCAAGGGCATCAGTGAATGATTCTTGTTGTATATATGCGTATCCTAAACCACAATATGAATCGTTGCTTATTGGATTAAGGGAAATTGATAATTGAAAATTTTGTATGGCATTATCAGGGTCGTTTACTTTCAGAAATGCCCAGCCGAGGAGATTATAATCACCTGCGTTTTTTGAGGTTATTTTTGTTAATATTTCTATAGCCTCATGAAATTTTTCCTGACGATATTTTTCTAAAGCATTTTCATACAATCCCGCGGTAGAAGATGAAACATATAAAATGAAAGGAATAATGAAGACAATAAAGTAAATTAAAGTTTTGTTAGATATATTACACATAATACCGCATCGTTAACATTCGCGGCCTTTTTTCTCAACATACTCCCACTTTTTGATTCTGAAGATATAGCGAAATATTGCCTGGAAACGCCAGAATGAATTAATCTGCCTGTATCCGAAATTTTCGAGTATACCGAATAAAAGTAATTTAAACAGGTCACTCCATTTTGGATATCTCTTGTAAGTGATCTCTTCTAAAAAGATACCTATAGTAGATAAAAATACTCCATAAAATATTGCGAGTATAAGAAAAAGAATGAAATAATCTATATTAATAATGCCAAATATAAATGATAAAGGCACGACAATGTATCCCACCAATTCAACAATCGGTCCCATCATTTCGAAGAATAAATAATAAGGAAAAATCAGCAGACCTAATGAGCCATATCTCGGATTAAAAATTATACCCTTATGTTCCATAATACTCTGCATGAGTCCTACATGCCATCTTCTTCTCTGTCTTCCAAGCATTTTAAGATTATCAGGAGCCTCAGACCAGCATATAGGATCAGAAATAAACTTTATTCGATATGGTTTTTTATGTTTTCTATGGTATCTATGTAGTTTAACGATAAGTTCCATATCTTCAGAAACATGCTTTTTATTATATCCTCCGACAGCTATAACTGTTGCTTTATTGAATAAAGAAAATGTGCCTGAAAGAATGAGAATGGAATTAACAGCATCCCATCCGACTCTCCCGAAAAGAAAAGCTCTTAGATATTCAACTATCTGAAACATTATGAGATGACATCTGGGAAGCTTTATTTCTATTATCTCACCATTTTTTATTTCAACTCCGTTTAATATCCTTACAACACCACCACACGCTACAACAGGGGTGGTGCTTTCCATCACGGGTGTCATGAGTCTAATAAGAGCATCTTTTTCCAATATAGAATCAGCATCAACAGAACAGAAATATGGATTTCTGCTTACGTTAATACCGCAGTTAAGTGAATCAGCCTTTCCCCCTTTCTCTTTGTCAATAACCAGGAGTTTTGGGAAGGCCGGGTTGTAATAAAATCCCCTTACAGGATTAGTTTTCAATATATTCCGATATACCACATCAATTTTAGTGAGGTTAAAAGTATTTATCAGATTAGAAAGCGTATTATCAGTAGAATCATCATTGATTACTATTACATCAAAGAATGGATAATTCATTGAAAGAGCAGACTTTACCATCCGTGTAATTACATTTTCTTCATTATGGGCAGGTATCAAAATCGAGATAGGAGGTGTTTCTGGAGAATAACTGAAGTCCCTGATGGCTGAATATTTTATGCGTTTTATGTATCTGAGTATTACAAAAAGTGAAATTGTTAACAGGACAGAATATACTGAATTAACGATTCCATAATATATACCAACAAAATAATTAAATCCTAATATTAAAGATAATAGGATACCTTTCATTCTGTTATTCCCTTACGCATAATAAGACTAAGTTCATATTTAATTTTTTCATCCTGGCCTTTGCTTAAATATTCATTCAGTGGCGTAGAAAAATTCAGTGAGTGCATGATGCTAAGTATCTCCCTTGATTTTTCGTATATCTCCTTTTTTTCTGAGCGTAGATTCTCAATAAGACGTGAAACAAAGTTTGTTTTCTGAATCTCTTCACAGACACTTTCTTTCGCATAAGCGTCTCTATATCTGAGTGCCCTTAGGAAAATATTGATAGAATCGTCTTCGAACTTTGTTAATGCGAGGGCTGCTGCGTTTCTGACTTGCCAGTTTTGATCCAGAAGCAAACCGCCAAGCATATCAATAGCCTTTTTGTACTTCAAATTCCCGAATGCTTTAGAAGCCTGTAACCTTACAAACCACACCGGATCGTCGAGTAACGGAAACAATAGACTGTAATCAAATTCAACAAAACCTGTATAAGCCATGCCCAGAATTTTTAAAGCCTTTGCCCTGACTTCTGCATTAGTATTTTTTATATTGTCTAATGCAAATGAACATGATTTTTCAGTAATAGGCAAAGTGCTGAGTACTTCTAAAATCGATGCTTTAATTTTTTTGTCATCATAGTTTTTACCATGTTCAATCAGAACTGGAATTGCATCAATGCCAAAAGCTGTAAGGGATGTTTCTATAGTTTTCTGAGCAATGAGTGATTCCTTATAAAGTTTTGGTAAGTGATGCAGTAGTATTTCTAATGCTTTTAATGTGCCTATTTTGCTGAGAGCTCTTACAGCAACAGATATTATTTCGGTATTTTTTGTTTCAAGTATATTTGCAATTTTATCTATTGAAGATTCACTCAACATTTTACCCAGAGTATCAATCGCTGTCGCCCTAACAATATTATTCATACTCTTGAGTTTCTTTTCATAATAAGTTACATATCCAAGCTTATTACAAAGTATTTTTACATCTTCTCTATACAGATCTTTCTGTATCAGATCAAGCAATATGTGTTCGATTGCCTGGAATTTTAGAGACCCCGGAGATGAATGGAATTCTTGGATGCTATTGAATACCTCTTGTTTTTCGATGGCTTTTGTTAGTTTATCGTGATAGGAATCTCTTAATTTATCTAATTTTCTATATTTCCAGCTTTTTATTAGTCTTCTGAGTGTAGCAGAGATTAGAAATACCAATATTAAAAAGACGATTGATACAATAATAGAAAGGAGTATAAGTCTTAGTTGATCTTGCATTTAATGTAACTTTATAAATTATGCCATTTTATCATCTTAGCGATTTTTTATTAACTTTAACCCCTCTATCTTTATTATAAGATTGATTTATGAAAAATCAATACTACCTGCGTAGGGGTTGTATCGAGTTAAAGAAATTTTTTAGCAATATATGCATTATTTGGGTTAATCGCCTATATTGTGAGTCAATTGCTCTAATGATATTGATATATAATGACGTGATTCATTAAACTACAACCTGTAAACTGCATGGAATGGTATGAAATACAGTTGCTCCTTCCCCTGCCGCTATTAGAGTCGGTATATAATTACCTCTGGCCTTTTATTAACGGTATTTCAATGGAAAGAGATAAGGAGGATTTTCTTATCAAAGCTTATATTTTTTCATCATATCCTGACAACTTTCTGAAAAGATTAAATTATTTTTTAAAGATACAGGCAAAAAGCTATAAAATTCATTATAACCCTCCAAATGCTTTTATGACACAGCCTTTTTTTGCTGAAAAATTCATAATAGTTCCCTTTCCGGCATCTCATATTCCTCCTTTCGGCATTCCCATTTTTATTCAGAGAGGAAGGTCTTTTGGAATCGGCAGTCATCCCTGTACAATCTATTGTTTGAAAGCCTTGACTGAAGTTATGCGCAAAAATCATATAAAGAATATTCTTGATGCTGGAACAGGCACAGGAATCCTTGCAATCGCTGCTTCAAAATTGGGTGCTTCCAATATAAAAGCGGTAGAGATATTGCCTGAAGCGATAGCAGAGGCAAGCGAAAATGTGAGATTAAATAAAGCAGAAGATAGAGTTGCAATTATTCATTGTTCAGTAACAGAAATTGAAGGATTATATGACCTCATTATAGCTAATCTATATGGAACTCTTCTCAAGGAAATTGCCCCGTTGCTTATTGAAAGACTTGCTTCAAAGGGTTGGCTAATAATAAGCGGTATGAGTAAAGAACAGTCAGAAATAGTAATCTCTGCTTTTACCCATAGAGGGTTAGAGTTACATAAAATTTTGAGTGATGAAGAATGGTTTTCAGCAGTCTTGAAATCTAAGTAAAGCTGACCTTTACTGGTTTTCTCTCGATTTCAGGTTCCTCTAATTCGAAAAATTCTTCCTGTTTGAATGAAAATGCAGATGCGATGATATTTGAAGGGAAAGACTCGATTAGGATATTGAAATCTCTAACTACTGCATTATAATAACGTCTTGCATATTCTATATTATCTTCAAGTTCTTTTAACTGTGATTGAAGCTGCATAAAATTTACATTTGCTTTTAGTTCGGGATAAGCTTCTGCCAGAGCAAATAGACTTTTTAAAGTATCCATTAACATATTTTCTGCCTTTGCCTTTTCAACAGGTGATGATGCCCTCATAGCCATAGTCCTTGCTTGTGTAACTTTTTCAAATACTGTTTTTTCATGTGTCGCATATCCTTTAACTGTTTCGACAAGATTTGGGACAAGGTCATATCTTTTTTTAAGTTGAACGTCAATATCTGACCAAGAAGATTTTACAGTATTTTTGAGACGTATTAGCTTGTTGTAAATTACGATGACCATAACTATTAAAGCCAAAATTATTCCACTAATTATGAGTAGAGCTATCATCTTTCTCCCTTTAGTTCTGAATTCTAACAAATTTCATAAGAAATTGAATAACATCCTCAGCTTTTATTTTTTCAATATCCTTTGTTTTTCTATCTTTTATTTCAACAAGACCCTCTTTTAGATTCTTTTCGCCCATTATAACATGAACAGGTATACCGATTAAGTCTGCATCCTTGAATTTAACTCCTGCCCTCACATCCCGATCGTCTATAAGAACATCAAAGCCTTTTCCAGTTAGTTCTTCATAAATCTTATTAGCAGTTTCTATAGTCTTCTCATCTTTTACATTAAGAGGCAAGATTTCAATATCAAACGGAGCAATGCTTTTGGGCCATATGATACCATCTTTGTCATGATTCTGTTCTATTGCTGCTGAAGCAATACGGGCAGGTCCTATCCCATAACTTCCCATGATAAGCGGTCTTTCTTCTCCCTTTTCATCCAGATATATTGCTTTGAGAGGAATAGAATATTTTGTCCCCAGTTTGAAGATATTACCGATTTCAATAACAAATTCAGTTCGTAATGGAGTATTACATTTTATACATAAGTCTCCTTCCTTTGCAACGTGTATATCATACCATTCGGCAGTAAAATGTTTGCCTGGCTTTATCCCCTTTGTATGGTAATGTTGCTTATTTGCACCACTGACATATATACCTTCTTGTAAGCATGGATCAGCGATAATTCTGATATTATGATTCATAGGACCTATAAAGCCGGCTTCGACGCCAATGATATCTTTAACCTCATCTTTATGAGCGGGTCGGTATTCACCTATAATTTTTATGAGTTTTTTCTCATGTAATTCTTGATCTCCCCTCACAAGGGCGAGCACAGGTTCTTTACTGCTGATTACAAGTATACTTTTGATAAAATATTCAGGACCAAGTTTTAAAAAATTTGATACTTCTTCGACAGTTCGCTTATCAGGAGTATAAATCTCTTCAAAATCAGATTCCCTGATTTCGATTTTTACAGGATTTGAAAGTGCAAGTTCAACATTTGCTGCATATCCGCATGAATTACATAGAACAACCTCATCTTCTCCAGCATTGCTTGGGGCCATGAATTCATGTGATGTTGCACCACCCATCATTCCTGGATCTGATTCGACCATATAAAAATTTAGACCACATCTTGTGAAGATTCTATGATAAGCTTCTGCATGCAGTTGATAATTCTTTTCAAGGCCATCTTCATCAGCATCAAAACTGTAACTATCTTTCATCAGAAATTCTCTTGTTCTAAGTATTCCACTCTTTGGTCTTGCTTCATCTCTTAGTTTAGTCTGTATCTGATACCATATTTGCGGCAAGTCCCGATAAGATCTGATTTCTTTAGCAGCAAGCCATGTCACTATTTCTTCGTGTGTCATACCGAGACACATGTTACGGCCTGTTCTGTCTTTTAACCTGAACATCTCTTCTTTGATATCAAACCACCTTCCTGTTTCCTGCCATATTTCAGCAGGGTGTAATACAGGCATAATGATTTCTTGAGCACCAATTGCATTCATTTCCTGGCGGATTATGTTGTTGATCTTTTCGATAACCCTTAAACCGATTGGAAGATAAATATAAAGTCCTGCTGCAAGCTGTCTGATGTATCCGGCACGGAGCATGAGAATATGGCTTATTGCAATAGCATCAGCAGGAATTTCTCTTAACGTTGGAATGAACATCTTAGAAAATCGCATGAAATTGCTCCTTTCATAAATTGCAAATATCAAATGATATCTAATATAGAAAAATTTTTTAAAAAAGTGTTACATTAATTTATTCGAGGAGGAAAGAAAAGTGTTAAAAAGAGTCCCTATTACACCTGAAGGTTACCAGAAGCTTAAAGAAGAGCTTGAAAGACTTATCAAGATTGAAAGACCCAATAACATCAAAGAAATCTCTGAAGCAAGAGCTCATGGCGACCTGTCAGAGAATGCAGAATATCATGCTGCAAAAGAAAGACAGTCCTTCATTGAGGGGCGGATTCAGGAATTAAAGACAAAGTTGGCTCTCGCAGATGTTATAGATCCTTCGAAGATCTCACAGGAAAAGGTTGCATTCGGAGCAAAAGTAAAAGTTTTTGATACTTTAGCTAATCAAGAAAAAATATATAAGCTTGTAGGCCCTGATGAGGCAGATGTTAAAAACGGAAAGATATCAATAAGCTCACCGATTGGCAGGGCTCTCCTTAATAAAGAAATTGGTGATATAGTTACTGTCAAGGCACCTGCAAGAACAATGGAGTACGAAATATTAGAGATAAACTTTGAATAAATATTTCAAAGGTCTAATAAAAGAAAATTATTGTATAAGCACGAATTATTATCTCCTTACTATAAAGCCTTTAGTACCTGTCATAAATCCAAAACCAGGACAATTTTACATGGTGGGGATTGGTGATACTTACGACCCTCTTCTAAAAAGGCCTTTCAGTTTTTTTAAAAAGATTCGTGATACGCTACAGTTTTTATATACTGTCAGAGGCAAAGGAACGCTGAAGATGAAAAATCTCAAGCGTGGTGAGGTTATTCATATTGTTGGGCCTCTTGGCAATGGATATCCACTACCTGAAAAAAAATCACTGCCAGTCTTTGTGGCAGGGGGGACTGGAATAGCATCTGTCTTTTCTATGTTTCAAAAATTATCTAATAAAGCATGCCTGCTATATGGTGCAAAATGCAGAGATGATATTATAGATTTAAAGGACACTAAATCAACAAAAGATCGACTTATTTTATGTACTGACGATGGCTCTTTCGGTAGAAGTGGCACTGTTGTAGATAATATGGAAAAATTTTTATCTGAAAAATTTTCATTAAAAGATACTCCGGTTATTTATGCCTGCGGTCCTAAACCGATGCTCGAAGCGATTGCTAAAATAGCCATTAAAAGAGATTTAAGAGGATATGTTTCACTGGAAGAGAATATGGCATGTGGATTTGGTGCATGTCTTGGATGTGCGGTCAAGACTATTCATGGATATAAAAGGGTTTGCAAAGAAGGTCCGGTATTCCCGATAGAGGAAATTGTATGGGAATAGAAAATAAGGATAACGATTTTAGAGAGACATTATCGGGTGGATTTATCTGTTAAAATAGGCCATTTAAAATTAAAAAACCCTATTACAACAGCATCAGGGACGTTTGGATATGGAGAGGAATATTCTGAATTCATTGATCTGAATAAGCTCGGTGCAATTATTGTAAAGGGAATTTCTCTGGAGCCAAGAGAAGGAAATCCTCCACCACGTATATGTGAAACACCATGTGGTATGTTGAATGCAATTGGCCTTCAGAATATAGGACTTAAAAGATTTCTGAAAGAGAAGCTCCCGTACCTTAGAAAATTCGATACAAATATAATAGCCAATATACTCGGTGAAACTATTCAGGAATATGTAAAACTCGCACAGTGCCTTGATGATGCTGGTCTTGACGGGATAGAACTGAACGTTTCATGTCCGAATGTAAAAAAAGGAGGAGTGCTTTTCGGGAATGATGGAAGGATGCTGAAAGAATTGATATCAGAGGTAAGAAAGTCAGTTAAACATTCGACTTTGATTACAAAGCTTCCTCCGAGTATATCCAGCATTCAAAAATTAGCAAGAGTAGCAGAAGAAAATGGTAGCGATGCAATTTCATTAATCAATACAATACAGGGAATGGCTATTGATATTGAGACTTTTAAACCGAAGCTTGCAAATATAAGTGGTGGACTTTCAGGGCCTGCAATAAGGCCAATTGCTGTTAAGATGGTATGGGAGGCATCAAAAGCAGTAAAGATTCCTGTAATAGGCATAGGTGGAATTACAAACTTTTCTGATGCAATAGAATTCATGCTTGCCGGTGCTCATGCTGTGCAGGTGGGTACTGGAAATTTTTTAAATCCCACTGTAACAATAGATATTATTGATGAATTGAAACAATATTTAGAGAGAAAACATTTAAAGAATGTAAGAGACATAATAGGTAAGGTTCATATTGTATAGTTCAGTAATAACATTGACGACCGATTTTGGCTATAAAGATCCTTTCGTAGGAATTATGAAAGGAGTTATATTAAAAATCAATCCGCTGGTAAGAATTGTCGACATTTCTCATGAAGTTGTTCCACAAAATATAATGGAAGCTTCTTTTATGATCGAAAAGAGCTTTAAATCATTCCCTCAAAAAACGATTCATGTTGGCGTTGTAGACCCAGGGGTCGGTTCAGAAAGGAGGCCTATTTTAATATCAGCAGAATATCATTATTTTGTTGGTCCTGATAACGGAATTTTTTCTTTTATCTATAATCTGAGCAAGCATTTTACGGTTATTCATATTACTGCAAAACATTACTTTCTACCTGATCTGAGTTCTACATTTCATGGAAGAGATATTTTTGCCCCAGTTGCTGCCTGGCTTTCAAAAGGAGTTGATATAAATAATTTTGGAGAGCCTATTCGTGACTATGCAAAAATCCCCGCATCTTTTCCTAAAAAGCTATCAGAACGTATCATGGAAGGAGAGGTGATTTATATTGATCGTTTTGGAAACTTAATAACAAATATTTCTGCTAATAATATTAATGAACTTACAAGAAATTATCCTGATAAGAAATTGAAGGTTATGATTCGAGATATCGAAGCACCTTTTAAAACACATTATTCAGAAGCAACAGATGATGTGCTTTATTCACTAATAGACAGCTTTGACTCTCTTGAACTATTTGTAAATAAAGGAAATGCTTCAACAATTTTTGATATAAACGTAGGAGAAAAGGTTATAGTTACAATTACAAAGTAATAAACTACGAACTCTTGTTATACCCGAAAAATGCACATTTAAAATAATGCTCCAATGTTTTTAATGCATTTTAATGCATAATGTATACGACGAATGAGTTCTATCTGTATTTTGAGGAATTTCGTATTTATTGACAGATTTTTATATTAATTTTTATAATTTAAAGTTAATATTAACTTATTAAAATGAAAATATACATTCCAGATATACCTGTAGAAGGTTTAGAAATTGAATTAAAAGAGCATACAGAGATTAACAACATTATTGTTCCTGTCAGTGCTCAGCTTAAGGTAGAAAAAGTTGGCACAGAGATAATGATTAAAGGTAGTTTGACATCTGATGTGATTTTTCAATGCAGCAGGTGTTTGAAAGATTTTAGTATGAGAATATTTATTAATGTAGATGTGTTTTATCACCCTGTTGAAGAGTTAAAAGGAGAAGAAACACATGAAATTAAGATTGATGAACTTGATATGGATTTTTATTCTGGAGAAGAGCTTGATATCATGAATCTTATAAATGAACAAATCATGCTGAATATACCAATGAAGCCCTTATGTTCCGAAACATGCAAGGGTATTTGCATTAAATGTGGAACTGATCTAAATGCTGGTATTTGTAAATGTGAGACACTTCATATTGATCCGAGGTTAGCATCTCTAAAAACTTTTTTAGAAAATAGTTAACAAAGTAATATTAATTTTTGAAAGGAGTAAGAAATTGGCAAATCCAACACACAGACATACCCGCTCAAGAAGGGATAAGCGGAGGGCTAACTGGAAAGGACAGCTCCCCAATCTCTGTCTATGCCCTGACTGTAATGAACTTAAATTGTCTTTTAAAGTATGTCCTCATTGTGGCTCCTATAAAGGCCGTAAAGTTCTTGAAATTGTTGAAAAGGAAGTATGAGAATTGCCCTCGATGCGATGGGTGGGGATTATGCTCCAGCAGTTAATCTTGAAGGTGCTATAGAAACTGTTGATAGTCATCAAGATATTCAAATTATCCTTGTTGGCGATGAATCTATTCTGAATAAGGAACTTGAGAACAAAAAATATCCTCACAATCGTATTTCGATAAAACATGCCTCTCAGAGCGTCAAAATGGATGAATCTCCTTCTATTGCCATAAGAAAGAAAAGGGATTCATCAATCAGGAGAGGAATTGAATTAGTTAAAAGTGGCGAGGCTGATGGATTTGTCAGTGCAGGACATTCTGGAGTTATCATGGGAACAGCGCTATTAGTATTAGGGACGTCTCATGCTGTAGATAGACCTGCAATTGCAACAATAATGCCTACTTTGAAAGCACCGTTTGTTCTAATTGATGCAGGTGCAAACTTGCATTGTAAACCGGATAATCTTTTGCAGTTTGCACTTATGGGGAGCACATATTGTAGAACAATTCTTGGAAGACCAGATCCTCGGGTTGCACTTATAAGTACAGGAGAAGAAGATACAAAAGGAAACTTACTTATCAAAGAGACTTTTAAACTTCTAAAGGAAGCAGACATTAATTTTGTGGGGAATGTTGATGGCAAAGATATTTTTACAGGTAATTACGATGTGATTGTCTGTGATGGCTTTACAGGGAATGTAATATTGAAAACAAGCGAAGGACTTGCAGATGCGCTTATTAAAATGATCAAAATAGAAGTTGCAAACCTAACAGCAGGGAGGATAGGATATCTTTTAATGAAACCCGCTTTAAAAAATTTTAAGAAGAAAACAGATTATGATGAATACGGTGGAGCACCTTTATTAGGAATAAACGGGACCTGTATTATAAGTCATGGTAGATCTACTGCAAAGGCAATTCGTAATGCAATAAGGGTAGCCGCTGATTTTGCCGAAAAGAAGGTAAATGCAATTATATCATCATCAATAGAAAAGGATATGTATCGTCATGAAGGAACAAAAACTCCGAAGAAGTAGAATTATCTCCACAGCCTCATATCTTCCTGAAAAGGTTTTAACAAATTTTGATTTAGAAAAGATGGTTGATACCTCTGATGAATGGATAACCGAACGGACTGGAATAAAAGAGCGTAGAATTGCTGAAGAAAATCAGTCCGCTTCAGATCTTGCCTATGAGGCTTCAAAGCTCGCTATCGATAGAGCCGGTTTAAAAGCAGAAGATATAGATATGATTATTGTTGCAACTGTAACAGGTGATATGCCTTTTCCATCAACAGCCTGTTTTTTACAGGACAAATTGAATGCAGTTAATGCTGCTGGATTCGATATAAATGCAGCCTGTTCAGGTTTTATCTATGCACTATATATTGGAGATAGTTTTATAAAATCGGGAAAACATGAGAGAATCCTTTTAGTAGGGACTGAGGTATTATCAAAGATTACTGATTGGACTGATCGAACAACCTGTGTAATTTTTGGTGATGGAGCAGGAGCGGTGATTATTGAGCCGACTTACGAAGAAAGAGGAATACTTTCAGCACACATTGCTTCTGATGGAAAGATGTGGCAACTTTTAAATATACCCGGTGGTGGTTCAGTTAATCCAGCGTCAATCGATACTGTTAATCAAAGAATGCATTATATAAAAATGAAGGGTAACGAGACTTTTAAGATTGCTGTTAGAACTCTGGAAGATCTTGTTTTAAAAATTCTTGAAGAGAATAGTCTGGATGCATCACAGATATCTCTGCTTAT encodes the following:
- a CDS encoding dihydroorotate dehydrogenase electron transfer subunit; translated protein: MNKYFKGLIKENYCISTNYYLLTIKPLVPVINPKPGQFYMVGIGDTYDPLLKRPFSFFKKIRDTLQFLYTVRGKGTLKMKNLKRGEVIHIVGPLGNGYPLPEKKSLPVFVAGGTGIASVFSMFQKLSNKACLLYGAKCRDDIIDLKDTKSTKDRLILCTDDGSFGRSGTVVDNMEKFLSEKFSLKDTPVIYACGPKPMLEAIAKIAIKRDLRGYVSLEENMACGFGACLGCAVKTIHGYKRVCKEGPVFPIEEIVWE
- the greA gene encoding transcription elongation factor GreA codes for the protein MLKRVPITPEGYQKLKEELERLIKIERPNNIKEISEARAHGDLSENAEYHAAKERQSFIEGRIQELKTKLALADVIDPSKISQEKVAFGAKVKVFDTLANQEKIYKLVGPDEADVKNGKISISSPIGRALLNKEIGDIVTVKAPARTMEYEILEINFE
- a CDS encoding glycosyltransferase encodes the protein MKGILLSLILGFNYFVGIYYGIVNSVYSVLLTISLFVILRYIKRIKYSAIRDFSYSPETPPISILIPAHNEENVITRMVKSALSMNYPFFDVIVINDDSTDNTLSNLINTFNLTKIDVVYRNILKTNPVRGFYYNPAFPKLLVIDKEKGGKADSLNCGINVSRNPYFCSVDADSILEKDALIRLMTPVMESTTPVVACGGVVRILNGVEIKNGEIIEIKLPRCHLIMFQIVEYLRAFLFGRVGWDAVNSILILSGTFSLFNKATVIAVGGYNKKHVSEDMELIVKLHRYHRKHKKPYRIKFISDPICWSEAPDNLKMLGRQRRRWHVGLMQSIMEHKGIIFNPRYGSLGLLIFPYYLFFEMMGPIVELVGYIVVPLSFIFGIINIDYFILFLILAIFYGVFLSTIGIFLEEITYKRYPKWSDLFKLLLFGILENFGYRQINSFWRFQAIFRYIFRIKKWEYVEKKGREC
- a CDS encoding dihydroorotate dehydrogenase, producing the protein MDLSVKIGHLKLKNPITTASGTFGYGEEYSEFIDLNKLGAIIVKGISLEPREGNPPPRICETPCGMLNAIGLQNIGLKRFLKEKLPYLRKFDTNIIANILGETIQEYVKLAQCLDDAGLDGIELNVSCPNVKKGGVLFGNDGRMLKELISEVRKSVKHSTLITKLPPSISSIQKLARVAEENGSDAISLINTIQGMAIDIETFKPKLANISGGLSGPAIRPIAVKMVWEASKAVKIPVIGIGGITNFSDAIEFMLAGAHAVQVGTGNFLNPTVTIDIIDELKQYLERKHLKNVRDIIGKVHIV
- a CDS encoding 50S ribosomal protein L11 methyltransferase, producing MEWYEIQLLLPLPLLESVYNYLWPFINGISMERDKEDFLIKAYIFSSYPDNFLKRLNYFLKIQAKSYKIHYNPPNAFMTQPFFAEKFIIVPFPASHIPPFGIPIFIQRGRSFGIGSHPCTIYCLKALTEVMRKNHIKNILDAGTGTGILAIAASKLGASNIKAVEILPEAIAEASENVRLNKAEDRVAIIHCSVTEIEGLYDLIIANLYGTLLKEIAPLLIERLASKGWLIISGMSKEQSEIVISAFTHRGLELHKILSDEEWFSAVLKSK
- a CDS encoding LemA family protein, with amino-acid sequence MIALLIISGIILALIVMVIVIYNKLIRLKNTVKSSWSDIDVQLKKRYDLVPNLVETVKGYATHEKTVFEKVTQARTMAMRASSPVEKAKAENMLMDTLKSLFALAEAYPELKANVNFMQLQSQLKELEDNIEYARRYYNAVVRDFNILIESFPSNIIASAFSFKQEEFFELEEPEIERKPVKVSFT
- a CDS encoding HEAT repeat domain-containing protein; this encodes MQDQLRLILLSIIVSIVFLILVFLISATLRRLIKSWKYRKLDKLRDSYHDKLTKAIEKQEVFNSIQEFHSSPGSLKFQAIEHILLDLIQKDLYREDVKILCNKLGYVTYYEKKLKSMNNIVRATAIDTLGKMLSESSIDKIANILETKNTEIISVAVRALSKIGTLKALEILLHHLPKLYKESLIAQKTIETSLTAFGIDAIPVLIEHGKNYDDKKIKASILEVLSTLPITEKSCSFALDNIKNTNAEVRAKALKILGMAYTGFVEFDYSLLFPLLDDPVWFVRLQASKAFGNLKYKKAIDMLGGLLLDQNWQVRNAAALALTKFEDDSINIFLRALRYRDAYAKESVCEEIQKTNFVSRLIENLRSEKKEIYEKSREILSIMHSLNFSTPLNEYLSKGQDEKIKYELSLIMRKGITE
- a CDS encoding proline--tRNA ligase; the encoded protein is MRFSKMFIPTLREIPADAIAISHILMLRAGYIRQLAAGLYIYLPIGLRVIEKINNIIRQEMNAIGAQEIIMPVLHPAEIWQETGRWFDIKEEMFRLKDRTGRNMCLGMTHEEIVTWLAAKEIRSYRDLPQIWYQIQTKLRDEARPKSGILRTREFLMKDSYSFDADEDGLEKNYQLHAEAYHRIFTRCGLNFYMVESDPGMMGGATSHEFMAPSNAGEDEVVLCNSCGYAANVELALSNPVKIEIRESDFEEIYTPDKRTVEEVSNFLKLGPEYFIKSILVISSKEPVLALVRGDQELHEKKLIKIIGEYRPAHKDEVKDIIGVEAGFIGPMNHNIRIIADPCLQEGIYVSGANKQHYHTKGIKPGKHFTAEWYDIHVAKEGDLCIKCNTPLRTEFVIEIGNIFKLGTKYSIPLKAIYLDEKGEERPLIMGSYGIGPARIASAAIEQNHDKDGIIWPKSIAPFDIEILPLNVKDEKTIETANKIYEELTGKGFDVLIDDRDVRAGVKFKDADLIGIPVHVIMGEKNLKEGLVEIKDRKTKDIEKIKAEDVIQFLMKFVRIQN